From the genome of Solanum lycopersicum chromosome 12, SLM_r2.1:
agaaaaatatctatttttttaaaaatggacTAATTAATTGagtagtaaataaataatatcattattttgaaacgaacttataagaaaataattcttttttcaaCTAAGTACTTGGCATATCCATGTAAATGAATAAACGATTTGAGTTTAAGTTGTATGTACTATCATTATAAAGTTTGATTTACATCATAATATATCTTTGTCGGACATCTACGTTAGAGTTTGATTCATTTGAAATTACTGGACTCAAATATAAAATCTCTAACGgatgaataattttatttgtcgcACTATTTTTGTCGGTCCCGCTTAGGAAACTTACATGTAATTATGTAGGAGGAAATCCCTTTTACACCAATTTATATAAGCTACTAATCTCTTCCTATCATTGATGTAAGAAATTTCTACGATGTTACgatgtatttaaattaaattacatgttattttattttttaatatatacacacacaactactttatttttaaaatatatatatacatgactATACTATTAAAAGTTGTTTCTTTATTATCTCATTTTCGTTCTCTATTCTATGAAATGATTGCAATATATAAGTTGTGAACAAAAGcttcaataataacaacaatcatGGAGTTTCATGATCACTTTTCTCAAGAATTAGgtctacaacaacaacaacaacaacacaacgTCGATGACGACGTTTCGGATCAATCGATGAATTTCTCCGTAAAGCTAAGTCAACAATATAGGGACGAGGTCAATAACAACGagcacaacaacaacaacaacaatagtaaCGTTTGGGATCAGAGTGAAAAATACAAAGCGGATATTTTAAACCATCATTTATCGGAACAACTTCTTTCTGCACACGTGGCTTGCCTGAGAATCGCGACTCCGGTGGACCAGTTACCGAGGATCGACGAGCAGTTGACGGAGTCACAGAATTTGGTGGCAAAGTACTATGTTGTTGGTCAAAGTCAACGGTCTCTTGATGATAAAGAACTTGATCAATTTATggtaattttactatttttaagaACTTGATCTATGACAAATTCATGTATTTTTCCATGATGTTTAAGATTTaatatatagtatatttttaaagagtTATATATAGTTCGTTGtattagaaattttattttacacgATCTagatttttttgatttgttataataatatataatctgTCTTGTTTTTAAGATTAAATCTCGCGATTTAAGATGATTTTAGTGTAGAAAATGTGAGATATTTGTATTGTGTCTAACGGATGGTGAATCCAATCtagttttgaaattaaatttgaaatattttctcgaTTTTCAAGAAAGAGTTTAGTGgcataatatttgtatttataaaaataaaattttcgctattatttttttacgGTTCGTTATCGGAGCGCTTGTTCACTCCTTCTACTTTatccattaaataaaaaaaaggttgCCTTTCCTTGATAAATAGTGTCTTAAAGTGAAGCGAAGAcattattaaagaaaagaaatgtcgGATCGATCAATTGCATTAAGTAGGAAATGCAGGTTTTATCCTAACCACAAGTGCATTTGCTATTCAATCCCATCCTTAATCCCACCAATTCTTTGTCAATGATGTTCAACTGTCTGACTTTTAAATATGACCAGGGGCGGAGCTATCTTGTATGAAGGGGTTGATCTGAACCCTCTTCagcagaaaattatattatttatacatgattaaaataaGTTTGTATGTATATATCGTAGATGTTGATCGAACCCCCTCTAGTTATCTATTTTTACAGATTTTGAACCCTCTTATTGAAAATCCTGGTGGATACATCACTATATTAATAGTGAGGTTCCGATATTCTTTTTGGAATTTCAAACCTCAAAAAAGGAATATTAGAGGGTTAATACAAaaggtttattattttttcatttcgattgaaataatataacttaaactctattttgtttttgttaataattattttgtagGCAAATTATGTTCTATTGCTCTCTTCTTTTAAAGAGCAACTACAACAACATGTTCGTGTCCATGCAATGGAAGCTGTCATGGCTTGTTGGGATCTTGATCAATCTCTACAAACTTTAACAGGTAATTAATATATAACACATTTGTGTTTAATTAACAATATATCATCTTTTATCGGTTCAactaaattcaatatttttactatGATATTTCGATAGACATACTAATACATTTAATCCTATGTTTTCGAAGAGTCTTTTAACCTTATTAGAAATTCTTAAGAACTTTATAAACGCAGAACATGATTGACAAAATGCATATTCATTCTcagaatttgaagtttataaattCATAGTCAAATATTTCTTAACATTTTGCATATTTCtcaataaatatacaaaagatTTTGGGTTTCCGTGGAACCGCCCCATATTCAATATCAATAATGATCTATTTAGCAGATCTCAACTTATTTAGGACTGAAACATATATAATTGGTAACGTTATCATATTATGAACTCGGAATTTCATAATTACATACATCGAGTTCAAGCATACTAATATATACTTACAGATTGAACTCATCAAGTTTAAATTCTCGATGCGTGATAGGGGTAGCATCAGGAGAAGGTACAGGTGCAACCATGTcagatgatgatgaagataatCAAGTAGAAAGTGAGACATATTGTCATTATAATGGAATTTTAGATGGACAAGATAGTAATGGTTTTGGTCCTCTTGTACCTACTGAAAATGAAAGATTTTTAATGGAACGTGTGAGGCAAGAATTGAAACAA
Proteins encoded in this window:
- the LOC101249149 gene encoding homeobox protein knotted-1-like LET12 isoform X2; protein product: MEFHDHFSQELGLQQQQQQHNVDDDVSDQSMNFSVKLSQQYRDEVNNNEHNNNNNNSNVWDQSEKYKADILNHHLSEQLLSAHVACLRIATPVDQLPRIDEQLTESQNLVAKYYVVGQSQRSLDDKELDQFMANYVLLLSSFKEQLQQHVRVHAMEAVMACWDLDQSLQTLTGVASGEGTGATMSDDDEDNQVESETYCHYNGILDGQDSNGFGPLVPTENERFLMERVRQELKQEFKQDYKGKIVDIREEILRKRRAGKLPGDTTSALKAWWKSHSKWPYPTEEDKAKLVKDTGLQLKQVNNWFINQRKRNWHSTPSSSSAQKSKRKR
- the LOC101249149 gene encoding homeobox protein knotted-1-like LET12 isoform X1, which produces MEFHDHFSQELGLQQQQQQHNVDDDVSDQSMNFSVKLSQQYRDEVNNNEHNNNNNNSNVWDQSEKYKADILNHHLSEQLLSAHVACLRIATPVDQLPRIDEQLTESQNLVAKYYVVGQSQRSLDDKELDQFMANYVLLLSSFKEQLQQHVRVHAMEAVMACWDLDQSLQTLTGVASGEGTGATMSDDDEDNQVESETYCHYNGILDGQDSNGFGPLVPTENERFLMERVRQELKQEFKQDYKGKIVDIREEILRKRRAGKLPGDTTSALKAWWKSHSKWPYPTEEDKAKLVKDTGLQLKQVNNWFINQRKRNWHSTPSSSSAQKSKRKSAGEKSRNDHFT